One window of the Sciurus carolinensis chromosome 8, mSciCar1.2, whole genome shotgun sequence genome contains the following:
- the Pon3 gene encoding serum paraoxonase/lactonase 3 translates to MGKLVVLTLLGVSLALIGERLLVFRERTNATRELEPVELQNCDLIEGLENGSEDIDILPSGLAFISNGLKYQGMPDLAPDASGKIYLMDLNEQNPRAEALKISDGFDEKFFNPHGISTFIDKDHTVYLYVVNHPHMKSTVEIFKFEEQQRSLIHLKTIKHELLTSVNDIVVLGPELFYATRDHYFTNYFLSLLEMFLDLRWTQVLFYSPKEVKVVAKGFSSANGITVSLDHKYIYVADVLAKNIHLMEKHDNWDLTQLKVIPLGTLVDNLTVDPDTGDILAGCHPNAMKLLIYKPEDPPGSEILRIQNVLSDKPRVSTIYANNGSVLQGTSVASVYHGKILIGTVFHKALYCVL, encoded by the exons agAAAGAACTAATGCAACTCGAGAACTGGAACCCGTAGAACTTCAGAACTGCGATCTTATTGAGGGACTTG aaAATGGCTCTGAAGATATTGATATACTTCCTAGTGGGCTGGCTTTTATCTCCAAT ggaTTAAAATATCAGGGCATGCCAGATTTGGCACCAGATGCATCAGGAAAAATCTACTTGATGGATCTGAATGAGCAAAACCCAAGAGCAGAAGCATTGAAAATCAGTGATGGATTTGACGAAAAATTCTTTAATCCACATGGGATCAGTACCTTCATTGACAAAG ACCACACTGTGTATCTCTACGTTGTGAATCATCCCCACATGAAGTCCACTGTGGAgatatttaaatttgaagaaCAACAACGTTCTCTCATACACCTGAAAACCATAAAACATGAACTTCTCACGAG TGTGAATGACATTGTGGTTCTTGGACCAGAACTGTTCTATGCCACCAGAGACCACTATTTTACCAACTACTTCTTGTCACTTTTGGAGATGTTCTTGGATCTTCGCTGGACTCAAGTTCTTTTCTATAGCCCCAAAGAAGTTAAAGTGGTGGCCAAAGGATTTAGTTCTGCCAATGGAATCACAGTTTCACTAGACCATAA gTATATCTATGTAGCTGATGTATTAGCTAAGAATATTCACTTAATGGAAAAGCATGATAACTGGGATTTAACTCAGCTGAAG GTAATACCATTGGGCACCTTGGTGGATAACTTGACTGTTGATCCTGACACAGGAGATATTTTGGCAGGATGCCATCCTAATGCCATGAAGTTGCTGATCTATAAGCCTGAGGATCCCCCAGGGTCAGAA ATACTACGCATCcagaatgttttgtctgataagcCCAGGGTGAGCACCATCTATGCCAATAATGGCTCTGTGCTTCAGGGGACCTCAGTGGCTTCTGTCTACCATGGGAAAATTCTCATAGGCACAGTGTTTCACAAAGCTCTGTACTGTGTTCTCTAA